A part of Timaviella obliquedivisa GSE-PSE-MK23-08B genomic DNA contains:
- a CDS encoding nitrate reductase, with translation MATDSVKTLCPYCGVGCGLEVLPPAQPGKPVSRDSEGNPMWQVRGDRSHPSSEGMVCVKGATITESLNKDRLQYPMMRESLDQPFRRVSWDEALNRIVSHIQAVRHTHGADALCMYGSGQFQTEDYYLAQKLMKGCLGTNNFDANSRLCMSSAVSGYIQSFGADGPPCCYDDLEKTDCAFLIGTNTADCHPIIFNRFEKYHKKNRNVKLIVVDPRKTATAEAADLHLAIRPGTDVDLLNGIGNLLLRWGCFDQQFIDAHTTGFREFEKIANFYPPELVAKRCGISTRMLETAAEYWANANNVLSMWSMGVNQSSEGTAKVCSLINLHLMSGQIGRPGAGPFSLTGQPNAMGGRETGGLSHLLPGYRLVKNPEHRAEVEKLWGLQEGDISPEPGRTAWEMITGLETGAVQFLWVAATNPAVSMPDIDRTKAALKRSPLTIYQDAYYPAETAAYAHILLPATQWSEKTGAMTNSERRVTLCPAFRSAPREAKADWEIFAEVGRRLGFEKQFSFWRSAEVYQEFVQMTAGRPCDMTGLSHDRLRIQGAIQWPCPLEDPQEKWDIASVAIASSRLYTDLKFHTPDQKARFVAFHSRGLAEPPDERYPLVLTNGRLYGHWHTLTRTGRIEKLQKMHPHPFLEVHPKDARALGIKDKDWVEVKSRRGKARFPVKLTKAISPGTVFVPMHWGELWADHAEANAMTHPECCPISKQPELKACAVQLVKVQPQKSGDRAESLTAVR, from the coding sequence ATGGCAACAGATTCAGTTAAAACATTATGTCCTTATTGTGGGGTAGGCTGCGGGTTGGAAGTGTTGCCGCCAGCCCAGCCCGGTAAACCGGTAAGCCGAGACAGTGAAGGTAACCCCATGTGGCAGGTGCGGGGCGATCGCTCCCATCCCTCCAGTGAAGGCATGGTCTGCGTTAAAGGCGCAACCATTACCGAATCACTGAATAAAGATCGGCTCCAATACCCCATGATGCGCGAGTCGTTAGACCAACCTTTTCGGCGGGTTAGCTGGGATGAAGCCCTGAATCGCATCGTCAGCCATATTCAGGCTGTACGGCACACCCATGGTGCAGATGCGCTTTGCATGTACGGTTCTGGGCAGTTTCAAACCGAAGATTACTACCTTGCACAAAAGCTAATGAAAGGCTGTTTGGGCACCAATAATTTTGACGCGAACTCTCGCTTGTGCATGTCTTCCGCCGTGTCCGGTTACATTCAAAGTTTTGGTGCCGATGGTCCCCCTTGCTGTTACGACGACCTGGAAAAAACCGACTGCGCTTTTTTAATAGGGACAAATACTGCTGACTGTCATCCCATTATTTTTAATCGCTTCGAGAAGTACCACAAAAAAAATCGCAACGTTAAATTAATTGTGGTTGACCCTCGCAAAACGGCAACCGCCGAAGCCGCTGATTTGCACTTAGCCATTCGTCCTGGTACTGACGTGGATTTGCTCAATGGCATTGGCAATTTGCTCTTACGCTGGGGCTGCTTCGACCAACAATTCATTGACGCTCACACCACAGGCTTCCGTGAATTTGAAAAAATTGCGAACTTCTATCCACCAGAACTGGTGGCAAAACGCTGCGGTATTTCGACACGGATGTTGGAAACGGCGGCAGAATATTGGGCAAACGCCAACAATGTCCTGTCAATGTGGTCGATGGGTGTCAACCAATCTTCAGAAGGCACCGCTAAAGTCTGCTCTTTAATTAATCTCCATTTAATGAGCGGACAAATCGGCAGACCGGGCGCTGGGCCCTTTTCTCTAACCGGACAACCGAATGCCATGGGTGGACGCGAAACGGGTGGATTGTCTCATCTTTTGCCAGGATATCGCCTGGTCAAAAATCCAGAACATCGCGCTGAAGTGGAAAAATTGTGGGGACTGCAAGAGGGAGATATTTCACCCGAACCAGGACGAACCGCCTGGGAAATGATCACGGGGCTAGAAACAGGAGCCGTGCAGTTTCTTTGGGTAGCGGCAACTAACCCTGCCGTCAGTATGCCTGATATCGATCGCACTAAAGCTGCATTAAAGCGATCGCCCCTCACCATTTACCAAGATGCATACTATCCGGCAGAAACCGCTGCCTACGCCCACATTCTGCTGCCTGCAACGCAGTGGAGCGAAAAAACGGGCGCAATGACCAACTCCGAACGCCGCGTCACCCTTTGTCCGGCGTTCCGTTCTGCGCCCAGAGAAGCTAAAGCCGACTGGGAAATCTTTGCCGAAGTGGGGCGGCGCTTGGGGTTTGAAAAACAATTTAGCTTCTGGCGATCGGCTGAAGTTTACCAAGAGTTTGTGCAAATGACCGCAGGTCGCCCTTGCGACATGACAGGGTTAAGCCACGATCGCCTGCGAATACAAGGGGCGATTCAATGGCCTTGCCCGCTAGAAGACCCTCAAGAAAAATGGGATATTGCATCGGTCGCCATTGCTTCCAGCCGTTTATACACCGACCTCAAGTTTCATACTCCCGATCAAAAAGCACGGTTTGTGGCTTTCCACTCGCGCGGCTTAGCAGAACCCCCCGATGAACGCTATCCGCTGGTATTAACCAACGGACGACTGTACGGGCATTGGCACACCTTAACCCGCACTGGACGGATTGAAAAACTTCAAAAAATGCACCCCCACCCATTTCTCGAAGTTCATCCTAAAGATGCAAGGGCGCTGGGCATTAAAGACAAAGATTGGGTCGAGGTGAAATCGCGGCGGGGGAAAGCTCGGTTCCCGGTAAAGCTGACGAAAGCCATTAGTCCAGGGACAGTTTTTGTGCCCATGCACTGGGGCGAATTGTGGGCAGACCATGCTGAAGCAAATGCGATGACGCACCCAGAATGCTGTCCTATTTCTAAGCAACCGGAGCTTAAAGCTTGTGCTGTCCAACTGGTTAAAGTGCAACCTCAAAAGAGTGGCGATCGGGCTGAAAGTTTAACGGCTGTGAGATAA
- a CDS encoding nitrate ABC transporter ATP-binding protein (This model describes the ATP binding subunits of ATP-binding cassette (ABC) transporters for nitrate transport, or for bicarbonate transport, in bacteria and archaea.) translates to MQTYSETVIHSPTTVPQPFLDINNVSKVYDTPKGAYTVLDGISLTVDEGEFVCVIGHSGCGKSTLLDMVSGFRQPSSGEVRLKGEVIERPGPDRMVVFQNYCLLPWKTVFENVYLAVKAVHPDKSKAEKTELVHKHLAMVGLEEAANKKPGQISGGMKQRVAIARALSTYPEVLVLDEPFGALDAITKEELQEELLQIWTDHRVTIMMITHDIDEALFLADRVVMMTNGPSAKIGEIMTVPFARPRNRSQIMDDPRYYALRNQALDFLFSRYAHSE, encoded by the coding sequence ATGCAAACATACTCAGAAACTGTGATTCATTCTCCGACTACCGTGCCCCAACCCTTCCTAGACATCAACAACGTCTCTAAGGTTTACGACACCCCCAAAGGCGCTTATACCGTCTTAGATGGCATCAGTCTCACGGTCGATGAAGGCGAATTCGTCTGCGTCATTGGTCACTCGGGTTGCGGTAAATCAACGTTGCTCGACATGGTTTCTGGATTTCGTCAACCTTCTAGCGGCGAAGTCAGGCTGAAGGGAGAGGTGATTGAGCGCCCAGGGCCCGATCGCATGGTAGTGTTTCAAAACTACTGTTTGCTGCCCTGGAAAACCGTGTTTGAGAATGTGTATTTGGCAGTTAAAGCTGTTCATCCTGATAAGTCGAAAGCAGAGAAAACTGAGCTAGTTCACAAGCACTTAGCCATGGTGGGACTGGAGGAAGCGGCAAATAAAAAGCCGGGTCAAATTTCGGGTGGGATGAAGCAGCGAGTAGCGATCGCCCGGGCTTTATCCACCTATCCAGAGGTATTAGTTTTGGATGAACCGTTCGGTGCCCTGGATGCCATCACCAAAGAAGAACTGCAAGAAGAACTATTGCAAATTTGGACTGATCATCGCGTCACTATCATGATGATTACCCACGACATTGATGAGGCATTATTTCTTGCCGATCGCGTCGTCATGATGACCAACGGCCCTAGCGCAAAAATTGGTGAAATCATGACGGTTCCTTTTGCTCGACCTCGTAATCGCAGTCAAATTATGGATGACCCACGCTACTACGCACTCCGCAACCAGGCGCTAGACTTCTTGTTCAGCCGCTATGCCCATAGCGAGTAG
- a CDS encoding nitrate ABC transporter ATP-binding protein (This model describes the ATP binding subunits of ATP-binding cassette (ABC) transporters for nitrate transport, or for bicarbonate transport, in bacteria and archaea.): MTAFVEIDHVDKVFPLPGGDPRGNGEADRYIALSNINLTIKEGEFVTLIGHSGCGKSTLLNIVAGLDNATTGGVVLEGSVITRPGPDRMVVFQNYSLLPWKTVRQNIALGVNAALKHLPAAERHALVEQHIKLVGLEPAADKRPHELSGGMKQRVAIARALAIRPKVMLLDEPFGALDALTRGGLQEQLMHIAEQTGMTCLMVTHDIDEALILSDRVVMLTNGPEAHIGQILEVKIPRPRTRMEVVNHPSYYALRSEMIYFLNQQKRAKKRKSQPVGVVAGNGLEKVNLDIGFAAVNDCAPLVVAKEKGFFEKHGLTQVTLSREPSWKAIADGLANKRLDAAQVVAGMPLAMTLGCDGNPPMPMVSGLILSRNGNAITLDKRFYDQGVRSLQDFKAAIAKDPDKIYTLGVVHPASMQNLMTRYWLASAGIDPDKDVNLVILPPPQMVSNLLSGNIDGFCAGEPWNSRAVQEGHGFVIATDLDVWPGHPEKMLSVREDWDSQHPRTHIALVTALLEACMYCDDPRNREEIVKLLSKPDYIGTNLEYIRPGLVGPFNRGTDELPQILPRYHQFYIEKSACPSRFEGLWVLTQLARWGITSFPKNWVEILERVRRVDIYSQAARDLDLPDQEPDRHPIELFDGKVFNPDRPIDYLNSLDIHGNIQIEEILIDEPIPAAVKTAV, translated from the coding sequence ATGACAGCATTTGTAGAAATTGACCACGTTGATAAAGTTTTTCCTCTGCCTGGAGGCGACCCTCGCGGTAACGGCGAAGCCGATCGCTATATCGCTCTTTCAAACATCAACCTGACCATTAAAGAAGGCGAATTTGTCACTCTCATTGGTCACTCAGGCTGCGGCAAATCAACCCTGCTCAACATTGTGGCCGGGTTAGATAATGCCACGACAGGCGGCGTTGTTTTAGAAGGCTCGGTAATTACCCGACCCGGGCCCGATCGCATGGTGGTGTTTCAAAACTATTCATTGTTGCCCTGGAAAACCGTGCGCCAGAATATTGCCCTGGGCGTTAATGCAGCCCTGAAGCATCTTCCGGCAGCCGAACGACACGCCCTAGTTGAGCAGCACATTAAACTAGTAGGCTTGGAACCGGCAGCAGACAAACGTCCGCACGAATTATCGGGTGGGATGAAACAGCGCGTGGCGATCGCCCGTGCCCTCGCCATTCGCCCCAAAGTGATGCTGCTAGACGAACCTTTTGGCGCACTAGATGCCTTAACCCGAGGCGGCTTGCAAGAGCAGCTGATGCACATTGCCGAGCAAACCGGCATGACCTGCTTAATGGTGACCCATGATATTGACGAGGCGTTGATTCTATCCGATCGGGTGGTCATGCTGACGAACGGTCCAGAAGCGCATATCGGTCAAATTCTAGAGGTAAAAATTCCTCGTCCGCGCACCCGCATGGAGGTCGTTAATCATCCTAGCTACTATGCTCTACGCAGCGAAATGATTTACTTCCTCAACCAGCAAAAGCGCGCTAAAAAGCGCAAAAGTCAACCTGTGGGGGTGGTTGCAGGCAATGGGTTAGAGAAGGTGAATCTAGACATTGGGTTTGCGGCTGTGAATGACTGTGCGCCCTTAGTCGTGGCAAAGGAAAAAGGCTTTTTTGAGAAGCATGGGTTAACCCAAGTCACCCTGAGCCGGGAGCCGAGTTGGAAAGCGATCGCAGATGGTCTTGCCAATAAGCGATTAGATGCAGCGCAGGTCGTGGCAGGAATGCCCCTCGCCATGACCCTAGGATGCGATGGCAACCCGCCGATGCCGATGGTCAGTGGCTTAATTTTGAGCCGGAACGGCAATGCTATTACGCTAGACAAGCGATTCTATGATCAGGGGGTGCGATCGCTCCAGGACTTTAAAGCAGCGATCGCCAAAGATCCTGACAAAATCTATACCCTGGGCGTGGTTCACCCTGCCTCAATGCAGAATCTGATGACGCGCTACTGGTTGGCATCCGCAGGTATCGATCCGGATAAAGATGTCAATTTAGTCATCCTTCCCCCTCCGCAGATGGTCTCCAACCTACTGTCGGGTAACATTGACGGCTTCTGCGCTGGCGAACCCTGGAACTCTCGCGCCGTCCAGGAAGGGCATGGTTTTGTGATTGCCACAGATTTAGACGTTTGGCCCGGGCATCCTGAGAAAATGCTGAGTGTGCGGGAAGATTGGGATAGCCAACATCCTCGCACCCATATCGCCTTAGTGACAGCCCTGCTGGAAGCCTGCATGTATTGCGACGACCCTCGCAATCGGGAAGAAATTGTCAAACTGCTGAGCAAGCCTGATTACATTGGCACTAATCTCGAGTACATCCGCCCCGGTTTGGTCGGGCCTTTCAATCGCGGTACGGATGAGCTTCCGCAGATCCTCCCGCGATACCATCAGTTCTACATCGAAAAGAGCGCTTGCCCCAGTCGATTTGAAGGACTGTGGGTGTTGACTCAATTGGCGCGCTGGGGCATTACTTCCTTCCCTAAAAACTGGGTCGAAATCTTAGAGCGAGTCCGGCGAGTTGATATCTATAGTCAGGCGGCTAGAGATCTCGACTTACCGGATCAAGAACCCGATCGCCATCCAATTGAGCTATTTGACGGCAAGGTTTTTAACCCCGATAGGCCGATCGATTATCTTAATAGCCTCGACATCCACGGAAACATTCAAATCGAAGAAATTCTGATCGACGAACCCATTCCTGCTGCTGTTAAGACCGCTGTTTAG